One window of Cryptobacterium curtum DSM 15641 genomic DNA carries:
- a CDS encoding helix-turn-helix transcriptional regulator, whose amino-acid sequence MAVLKPQILKQNQENQLSQAQQPIQPAIFAVALGVLALDVVGTWLLNGCIFSRFALVAPWLREASTLASGLAMLVAALLAWRAPRWLKPDGVLLVCLGSLVSSTLILFLAAPTGEIVFCAIAMLFNALARAACNLLIACELCALKKPASIMTVCLCGTALGNICCEFLPLPPMGAGILIRGLCMVVIVIACWRQARILLESIAQSEAPTLLNMTEPQAFLKPLNGVLTCSLFFGLAFGFSLALNQSDRVPATTILTGIILAIAAIGFAFSTRAQREDDLFSLAILLVIAGLAFLPWLQNTSPTASNALFSAGGECFRALIWTTAVAIGLRNQLALIPVLSASRAAHAIGVALGAMSGHAVGAGFAISPQETLGFIGAALFIFVAFLWIGFRSFSFSDTINGVHSLSHSPAQQVDGQSASDDALAQRCATIATAHGLTKRETEILAMMAQGRNARFIKDHYVVSVNTVKSHIKHVYLKLDIHSQQELIDLVRSGESSTSSSHAPSSRSI is encoded by the coding sequence ATGGCGGTATTGAAACCACAGATACTCAAACAGAATCAGGAAAACCAGCTGTCGCAAGCGCAGCAACCGATTCAACCTGCCATTTTCGCTGTTGCTCTGGGGGTATTAGCACTTGACGTTGTTGGCACCTGGTTATTAAACGGCTGTATCTTTTCCCGCTTTGCCCTTGTTGCACCATGGCTGCGCGAAGCAAGCACCCTTGCTTCGGGTCTTGCCATGCTTGTTGCTGCACTCCTCGCCTGGCGCGCTCCCCGTTGGCTTAAGCCGGATGGGGTGCTGCTTGTCTGCTTGGGTAGTCTTGTATCGTCGACGCTCATTCTTTTCTTGGCAGCCCCAACAGGTGAAATTGTCTTTTGTGCCATCGCCATGCTCTTCAATGCGCTCGCGCGCGCTGCCTGCAATCTCTTAATTGCCTGCGAGCTCTGCGCACTCAAAAAACCTGCCAGTATCATGACCGTTTGTCTGTGCGGTACCGCACTTGGCAATATCTGCTGTGAATTCTTGCCGCTGCCACCAATGGGTGCTGGCATCCTCATACGAGGGCTCTGCATGGTCGTCATTGTCATCGCCTGTTGGCGCCAAGCGCGTATCCTGCTTGAATCCATCGCTCAAAGCGAAGCTCCTACCCTGTTGAACATGACAGAACCACAAGCGTTTCTTAAGCCCTTAAACGGCGTTCTCACCTGCTCGCTATTCTTTGGACTCGCCTTCGGCTTTTCTCTGGCGCTCAATCAATCCGACCGCGTGCCCGCCACCACCATACTGACTGGTATTATCCTGGCAATAGCCGCGATAGGTTTTGCCTTTTCAACACGCGCGCAGCGCGAAGACGACCTTTTCTCGCTGGCTATTCTGCTGGTTATTGCCGGACTTGCATTCCTTCCTTGGCTGCAAAATACATCCCCCACTGCCTCTAATGCACTGTTTTCAGCCGGTGGTGAATGTTTTCGCGCCCTTATTTGGACAACGGCTGTCGCCATTGGGCTGCGTAACCAGCTTGCCCTTATCCCCGTTCTCTCCGCTTCAAGAGCTGCTCATGCCATTGGGGTGGCGCTTGGCGCAATGAGTGGGCATGCTGTTGGCGCTGGGTTTGCTATCTCACCACAAGAGACACTGGGCTTTATTGGCGCAGCCCTGTTTATCTTCGTCGCGTTTCTTTGGATTGGGTTTCGCTCGTTTAGTTTCAGCGACACCATCAATGGAGTGCACAGCCTCTCGCATAGTCCTGCTCAACAAGTAGATGGACAATCCGCCAGCGACGATGCCCTTGCGCAGCGCTGTGCTACGATTGCCACAGCACATGGACTCACAAAACGCGAAACCGAAATACTTGCCATGATGGCGCAAGGACGTAACGCGCGCTTCATCAAAGATCATTATGTTGTCAGTGTTAATACGGTAAAAAGCCACATCAAGCATGTGTACTTAAAACTCGATATTCACTCTCAGCAAGAACTGATCGATCTGGTGCGCAGTGGCGAAAGCTCAACGTCTTCCTCACACGCGCCTTCCTCACGCAGTATATAA
- a CDS encoding dioxygenase — protein sequence MSDILVHEPGEDDVLNNSNISDELADVTEIQAEPKVIEGAFRRAELPLPREVRKAPGIKLYNHLVRSFVFSTDLVVIRNCDADAVLAVYPFTCQPAITQALLTVSERPVVTGVAGATTTGVRSVLLAAQSEMQGASGVAVNIATKPVVIRNIARSVDIPVVLTVSELTSRTQLQIAAGARIINISAGRETPRVVEAARRAYPHMPIIASGGGTPESIMSTINAGADAVSWTPPSLQEIERQAMRTNRARAEGTPAATPLGRLLRR from the coding sequence GTGTCTGATATTTTGGTACACGAACCGGGTGAGGACGATGTTCTCAACAACAGCAATATCTCTGACGAATTAGCCGATGTCACTGAAATTCAGGCTGAGCCCAAAGTGATTGAGGGCGCATTCCGCCGCGCTGAACTTCCTCTGCCTCGTGAAGTGCGTAAAGCACCGGGTATTAAGCTGTACAACCATTTAGTGCGTTCGTTTGTCTTTTCAACCGATTTGGTTGTTATCCGCAACTGTGATGCCGATGCTGTGTTGGCGGTGTACCCCTTTACCTGCCAGCCAGCTATTACACAGGCATTACTGACTGTTTCGGAACGCCCGGTGGTTACCGGTGTGGCAGGGGCGACAACAACGGGTGTGCGCTCGGTACTGCTGGCTGCTCAAAGCGAAATGCAGGGTGCCAGTGGTGTTGCGGTCAATATCGCAACAAAACCGGTTGTTATCCGCAATATTGCACGCAGCGTTGATATTCCGGTGGTTCTTACGGTGTCTGAGTTAACGTCTCGCACGCAACTGCAGATTGCAGCGGGAGCGCGCATTATTAATATATCGGCAGGTCGCGAGACACCGCGTGTTGTTGAAGCAGCGCGTCGTGCCTACCCGCACATGCCCATTATTGCTTCAGGGGGTGGCACGCCTGAAAGCATTATGAGCACAATCAATGCTGGTGCTGATGCGGTTTCTTGGACACCGCCCAGCCTACAGGAAATCGAGCGTCAAGCGATGCGTACGAATCGCGCCCGAGCGGAAGGTACGCCTGCTGCAACGCCGCTTGGTCGCCTGCTGCGGCGCTAA
- the fadK gene encoding medium-chain fatty-acid--CoA ligase: MPLISGLDIDEDRKRLYYAQGWWRNTTLCDEWAHRVEQSPHSTYIKDETSSYTYGQVDDAAERLSLWLSQQGVKNGDVVTFQMPKWAEFAIVYVACLKVGAVMYPVDVRGGHDSLSQALNFTNSVVYIGPTYYHKRNYELEFHAIAHEVPHLRGALFIDKERPSLPADWSLSQVLENGETLQASCPAAADDVACILATSGSTGTPKRALLTHNNILFAERSYLSVLNLTSNDIVWMPSPLNHATGFFHGLIATMLAGGSVVLQQHYRPDTAAELIRREKCTWSHGATPFIFDLLNHLDSSKTEVPTLRFFLCGGAPVPSDLIQHAWEHHILLCESYGSTESIPHTYVPLDKCLEWNGAFSGIPYEGIEVKVVDEHRREVALGVQGEECSRGPQVFVGYLNEPERTARVLDADGWFYSGDLCTIDSAGRIRINGRKKEIIIRGGENISATEVDEHLNGCPGIGAHATIGCPDERLGERICTFVVPTGTQTPTVADVTSWLATQEVPKRIWPERIETIDALPLTPTGKIQRYKLIEELLRRLGASSHTTDSRGN, from the coding sequence ATGCCGTTGATCAGTGGGCTCGACATCGATGAGGATCGCAAGCGGCTGTATTACGCACAAGGCTGGTGGCGCAACACCACCTTATGCGATGAATGGGCGCATCGCGTCGAGCAATCTCCCCATAGTACGTATATAAAAGATGAGACCAGTTCCTACACGTATGGCCAGGTTGATGACGCAGCCGAGCGCCTTTCGTTGTGGCTTTCTCAGCAGGGTGTCAAAAACGGTGATGTTGTCACCTTCCAGATGCCGAAGTGGGCTGAGTTCGCCATTGTCTATGTCGCCTGTTTAAAAGTAGGCGCGGTCATGTATCCCGTCGATGTACGGGGCGGACACGACAGTCTCTCCCAAGCATTAAACTTTACCAACAGCGTTGTTTATATTGGACCGACCTACTATCACAAACGCAACTACGAGCTTGAATTTCACGCTATTGCCCATGAAGTGCCCCATCTTCGCGGTGCTCTGTTTATCGACAAAGAACGTCCTAGTCTACCAGCCGATTGGTCGCTTTCACAGGTGCTTGAAAACGGTGAAACACTTCAAGCGTCCTGCCCCGCCGCCGCAGATGATGTGGCCTGTATTCTAGCAACGTCAGGGTCAACAGGAACGCCCAAACGCGCCTTGCTCACGCACAATAACATCCTATTTGCTGAACGGTCTTACCTGTCGGTTCTCAACCTGACGAGCAACGATATCGTCTGGATGCCAAGCCCCCTTAATCACGCAACGGGTTTCTTTCATGGCTTGATTGCAACCATGCTCGCCGGGGGCAGTGTAGTGTTGCAGCAGCACTATCGACCTGATACAGCGGCTGAACTTATCAGACGTGAGAAATGCACCTGGTCTCATGGGGCAACCCCGTTTATTTTTGATCTGCTGAACCATCTCGATTCAAGCAAAACTGAAGTACCCACTCTGCGATTTTTCCTCTGCGGAGGCGCCCCCGTTCCCTCCGACTTAATACAGCATGCCTGGGAACACCATATCCTTCTTTGTGAGTCGTATGGATCCACCGAAAGCATTCCTCATACGTATGTCCCCCTCGACAAGTGCCTGGAATGGAATGGCGCTTTTTCGGGCATTCCGTATGAAGGGATCGAAGTAAAAGTCGTTGATGAACACCGCAGAGAGGTTGCGCTTGGCGTGCAAGGTGAAGAATGCTCACGCGGGCCGCAGGTGTTTGTTGGATACCTCAACGAGCCCGAACGTACAGCACGCGTGCTCGATGCGGATGGCTGGTTTTACAGCGGCGACCTTTGTACGATCGACAGCGCAGGTCGCATTCGTATCAATGGCCGCAAAAAAGAAATTATCATTCGCGGCGGTGAAAATATATCCGCCACCGAAGTGGATGAGCATCTTAATGGCTGCCCTGGTATTGGCGCACACGCAACAATAGGCTGTCCCGATGAACGGCTCGGTGAACGCATCTGCACCTTCGTCGTGCCAACTGGTACACAGACCCCCACCGTTGCCGATGTTACTAGCTGGCTTGCCACGCAAGAAGTTCCCAAACGTATTTGGCCTGAGCGCATTGAAACGATCGATGCGCTCCCCTTGACTCCCACCGGTAAGATACAGAGATACAAGCTTATCGAGGAATTGCTACGTCGTTTGGGCGCGTCCTCACACACTACCGATAGCAGGGGGAACTGA
- a CDS encoding acyl-CoA dehydrogenase family protein, protein MNPNAKITDEQFEAYLKQIRELVEGPFDEMQKEIEVTNKFPEEFYELAKKNDLYRFYLPSQYGGWDLNELEILRVQEEFSRGPGGMRMHLHHAADMNWRILDDYGQQEVKDELMPLFQDKSVYCNFAITEQTGGTGADIHTTAEKQPDGSWILNGEKWLISHTDCSDYTYVIAVSDPTKEKDDRLSAFLVPNDAPGFEIVEMPHMMGCRGAGHAGLRFTNVKLEPKYLLGKEGQGMEVAIHSLSVSRVHIAMSNLGMAQRMLELSLKRANDRITFGKPIATRQMIKAKIADMQMMIHVLRTAIYDFARDYDIDPKNDYITEKAAICKLFSIDTVKRVSDEMLEIFGGDGYFEDSPYGPTERLYRDCRAMWLEEGAPNVQRITIARECQNKDGKVVYNF, encoded by the coding sequence ATGAACCCGAACGCGAAGATTACTGACGAGCAGTTTGAGGCGTATCTCAAGCAGATCCGAGAGCTCGTCGAAGGCCCCTTCGACGAGATGCAGAAGGAAATCGAGGTGACCAACAAGTTCCCCGAAGAATTCTACGAGCTGGCTAAGAAGAACGATCTGTATCGCTTCTATCTTCCCTCTCAGTATGGTGGATGGGATCTCAACGAACTTGAAATCCTGCGCGTCCAGGAAGAATTCTCTCGTGGTCCTGGCGGCATGCGCATGCATCTGCATCATGCTGCTGACATGAACTGGCGTATCCTTGACGACTACGGTCAACAAGAAGTCAAAGACGAACTGATGCCTCTGTTCCAGGATAAGTCCGTTTATTGCAACTTTGCCATTACCGAGCAGACCGGCGGCACGGGTGCTGACATTCACACCACCGCTGAAAAGCAGCCTGATGGCTCATGGATTTTGAACGGCGAAAAGTGGCTTATCAGTCACACCGACTGCTCTGACTACACCTATGTTATCGCTGTGAGCGACCCAACCAAGGAAAAGGACGACCGTCTTTCTGCTTTCCTCGTACCAAACGATGCTCCTGGCTTTGAAATTGTTGAAATGCCCCACATGATGGGCTGCCGTGGCGCTGGTCATGCAGGTCTGCGCTTCACCAACGTTAAGCTTGAGCCGAAATACCTGCTGGGCAAAGAAGGCCAGGGTATGGAAGTAGCTATCCACAGCCTGTCCGTATCGCGCGTCCATATTGCTATGAGTAACCTTGGCATGGCACAGCGCATGCTTGAACTTTCACTGAAGCGTGCTAACGACCGCATCACGTTTGGCAAGCCGATTGCTACGCGCCAGATGATCAAGGCTAAGATTGCCGATATGCAGATGATGATTCACGTACTGCGTACCGCAATTTACGATTTCGCACGCGATTACGACATTGACCCGAAGAATGACTACATCACCGAGAAGGCTGCTATCTGCAAGCTGTTCTCCATTGATACCGTCAAGCGTGTCTCTGACGAAATGCTTGAAATCTTCGGTGGCGATGGCTACTTCGAGGATAGCCCGTATGGTCCTACCGAGCGTCTGTATCGCGACTGCCGCGCTATGTGGCTTGAAGAAGGCGCCCCGAACGTTCAGCGCATCACGATTGCTCGCGAATGCCAGAACAAAGACGGCAAGGTTGTTTACAACTTCTAA
- a CDS encoding CaiB/BaiF CoA transferase family protein: protein MSKPLEGVKVIDLTTFLATPTTGRVLGEWGADVIKVEAAKGDPGRVNQAAVFGMPSSDEENLGFDMANMHKRFISLNLKSEKGLEVMNKLLADADIFITNNRAKSLAKMGLDWESLHAKYPRLIMGHGLGYGKKGPEKDNAGFDVTCYMGRGGVFGTTVDKDSFPMIPTNGYGDFQASMFLAAGLLAAYIAREKSGEGDYVTCALQHAAIYALSTGMVSAQYGNPYPKSRLEVNNPLNNVFKSSDDQWVVLCLPEYDRDWPRVLKLIGREDLLDRTDLASIESVNAKGLSPEVVRILDDGFAQFTRSELLTMFTENDMPCEPAQVPADVYEDQNALVNEYIAQVPYPSGGKWCPTAPVQFEVSETAALAPTGKLGSSTEDVMRELGYSDDEIKAAESDGSVCGAVDLAVLQGK, encoded by the coding sequence ATGTCAAAGCCTCTTGAAGGTGTAAAGGTCATCGATCTCACGACATTTCTTGCAACCCCCACCACCGGACGGGTGCTCGGCGAATGGGGTGCCGACGTTATCAAAGTTGAAGCAGCAAAGGGCGATCCGGGCCGCGTTAATCAGGCAGCCGTATTCGGTATGCCTTCTTCAGACGAGGAAAATCTTGGCTTCGACATGGCCAATATGCATAAGCGCTTTATCAGTTTGAATCTGAAAAGCGAAAAGGGTCTCGAGGTTATGAATAAGCTTCTTGCCGATGCTGATATCTTTATCACCAATAACCGCGCAAAGAGCCTGGCAAAAATGGGGCTTGACTGGGAAAGCCTCCATGCGAAGTATCCACGCCTCATCATGGGTCATGGCCTGGGATATGGCAAGAAGGGTCCTGAAAAGGATAATGCTGGCTTCGACGTAACCTGCTATATGGGTCGCGGCGGCGTATTTGGCACAACGGTTGACAAAGACAGTTTCCCCATGATCCCCACCAATGGCTATGGTGACTTTCAAGCTTCGATGTTTTTGGCTGCAGGACTCTTGGCCGCCTATATCGCCCGCGAGAAATCTGGCGAAGGTGACTATGTAACCTGCGCGCTGCAACACGCGGCCATCTATGCCCTGTCAACCGGTATGGTATCAGCCCAGTATGGCAACCCCTACCCCAAGAGTCGCCTCGAAGTAAACAACCCCTTAAACAACGTGTTTAAGTCCAGCGACGACCAATGGGTTGTGCTGTGCTTGCCTGAATATGACCGCGACTGGCCTCGGGTACTCAAGCTTATCGGCCGTGAAGATCTGCTCGACCGCACTGACCTCGCAAGCATTGAATCGGTAAATGCCAAGGGACTCTCGCCAGAGGTTGTTCGCATCCTTGATGACGGATTCGCTCAATTCACCCGCAGCGAACTGCTGACTATGTTTACCGAAAACGATATGCCCTGCGAACCTGCTCAGGTACCTGCTGATGTATATGAAGACCAGAACGCACTCGTTAATGAATATATCGCACAGGTTCCTTACCCGAGCGGTGGCAAGTGGTGCCCAACCGCACCAGTTCAGTTTGAGGTAAGCGAAACAGCTGCGCTTGCACCCACCGGAAAACTGGGATCTTCAACCGAAGACGTTATGCGTGAACTGGGCTATAGCGACGATGAAATCAAGGCAGCCGAATCTGATGGATCAGTTTGCGGTGCGGTTGATCTTGCCGTTCTGCAGGGAAAGTAA
- a CDS encoding LysR family transcriptional regulator, with protein MNLSQLQYFCKLAELQHYTKAAEQLYITQPTLSNSISRLEDELGVPLFVRDGRNVRLTKYGREFNEYAKQALAAIDKGKQLAQDEAGEYTGTVSIGTVYTIEDAFLPSIIKEYRQRFGTKPVIHVAQGLTNALIEGLEDDTYDLIFGAYKPNRESLNFIPVTTQSLRVMVHRNHRLAKHKSIPLSSLHGEHLITYHFNTPLGMEVKTVIGHEGLLPTEQYDDEITLASMVDANASAVGLALATLGFNIFPDLVTIPLDDVPEDFHTIYLIYKKGSYKTPAVQHFIDVAREYGHIEPPIGSLQH; from the coding sequence ATGAACCTGTCTCAGCTTCAGTACTTCTGTAAATTGGCGGAACTCCAGCATTACACCAAAGCAGCTGAACAGCTCTACATCACACAGCCAACCCTTTCGAATTCTATCTCGCGACTCGAAGACGAACTGGGTGTCCCTCTCTTTGTGCGCGATGGGCGCAATGTACGCCTGACCAAGTACGGACGCGAGTTCAACGAGTATGCAAAGCAGGCACTTGCAGCAATCGACAAAGGCAAACAGCTCGCACAAGACGAGGCAGGCGAATACACGGGCACAGTTTCAATTGGTACGGTCTACACCATTGAAGACGCGTTTCTGCCTAGCATCATTAAGGAATATCGCCAGCGTTTTGGCACCAAACCGGTCATTCACGTCGCACAGGGACTTACCAATGCCCTTATAGAAGGCCTGGAAGACGACACGTATGATCTTATTTTTGGCGCCTACAAGCCCAACCGCGAAAGCTTAAACTTTATCCCAGTGACAACTCAAAGTCTGCGCGTCATGGTGCATCGAAATCACCGCTTGGCAAAGCACAAGAGCATTCCACTTTCCAGTTTGCACGGTGAGCATTTGATTACGTATCACTTTAATACGCCATTGGGTATGGAAGTAAAAACCGTGATTGGCCATGAAGGACTACTGCCGACCGAACAATACGACGATGAGATTACCCTTGCCTCAATGGTTGATGCGAATGCCTCAGCTGTTGGACTGGCACTGGCTACCTTAGGATTTAACATCTTCCCCGACTTGGTAACCATTCCGCTCGACGATGTGCCCGAAGACTTTCATACCATTTATCTAATTTACAAAAAGGGAAGCTATAAGACACCCGCTGTTCAGCATTTTATCGATGTGGCACGCGAATATGGCCACATTGAGCCCCCTATTGGATCGCTGCAACATTAG
- a CDS encoding MFS transporter produces MSAAKQAKKYLFAIATVYMCYLTHGVQAIIFSQNQVDFYTQWGFTDPKLGAAAVSTAIVWTGVGKFISVWIGGEISDRIGRKLPAVLGGVLYVISFVIMLVTDNATVAAVAGFLSGLATSGFWDGALYPAIAEANPRQAGATTIGIKAVISVSGIVYPLFAALNANHVLDKATNTVVTTANTGDWHINVWVAIILSVIATVCAIFTPFVYDDQRKTKVDSDSDKAAAKNAAEAEIQAARDAMLKKPNGLTQFVTLFYGFVIMFIMYGAQQYSKAFGQAHLGLDPVAAAGLTSIYTAGSIIAVLFWAFMMGKLRWNPVKVILIDSIIAVAGLGVVLLALPLGVGAGAVYVGIALLGFGAAGGMLQTGVTQRQLICPGPRGRNVGMYYTFMGAASVFLPGIVGAMTSATGEASAVWIMMVLLLVAAILSVLMALYLISQFKSMFGYSALEKVRD; encoded by the coding sequence ATGAGTGCAGCGAAACAGGCGAAGAAGTACCTGTTTGCCATCGCCACCGTGTATATGTGCTATCTGACGCACGGCGTGCAGGCAATCATCTTCAGCCAGAATCAGGTTGACTTCTATACGCAGTGGGGATTTACTGATCCGAAGTTGGGTGCCGCAGCGGTATCAACCGCCATTGTTTGGACGGGCGTCGGTAAATTTATCTCCGTGTGGATTGGCGGCGAGATTTCCGACCGTATTGGGCGTAAACTCCCCGCTGTTCTTGGTGGCGTTCTGTATGTGATTTCGTTCGTTATTATGCTGGTTACCGATAATGCAACGGTAGCTGCTGTTGCTGGTTTCCTGTCTGGTTTAGCGACATCAGGTTTCTGGGATGGTGCACTGTATCCTGCTATCGCCGAAGCTAATCCGCGTCAAGCTGGAGCGACGACAATTGGTATCAAAGCAGTTATTTCGGTATCGGGTATTGTGTATCCGTTGTTCGCTGCTCTCAATGCAAATCACGTTCTCGATAAGGCAACAAACACCGTTGTTACCACTGCCAATACGGGCGATTGGCATATCAATGTGTGGGTTGCCATTATCCTGTCAGTTATCGCCACCGTTTGCGCCATTTTTACACCGTTTGTGTATGACGATCAACGCAAGACTAAGGTCGACTCTGATTCTGATAAAGCAGCTGCTAAAAACGCTGCAGAGGCTGAAATTCAGGCGGCCCGTGATGCAATGCTGAAGAAGCCCAATGGTCTTACTCAGTTCGTTACGCTGTTCTATGGCTTTGTCATCATGTTTATTATGTACGGCGCTCAGCAGTACTCCAAGGCCTTTGGTCAGGCACATTTAGGGCTTGACCCTGTTGCGGCTGCGGGTCTGACGTCCATCTACACAGCTGGCTCTATCATTGCAGTGTTGTTCTGGGCTTTCATGATGGGCAAGCTCCGGTGGAATCCAGTTAAGGTTATTCTTATCGACTCTATTATTGCTGTAGCTGGTCTGGGTGTTGTTCTGCTGGCACTTCCTCTGGGTGTTGGTGCTGGCGCCGTGTATGTGGGCATTGCTCTTCTGGGCTTTGGTGCTGCTGGTGGCATGCTGCAGACCGGTGTTACACAACGTCAGCTTATCTGCCCAGGGCCGCGTGGTCGTAATGTTGGTATGTATTACACCTTCATGGGTGCGGCATCGGTATTCTTGCCTGGCATTGTTGGTGCCATGACTTCAGCTACGGGTGAAGCAAGCGCAGTATGGATCATGATGGTCTTGCTGTTGGTCGCCGCTATTCTGTCTGTCTTGATGGCACTCTATCTGATCAGCCAGTTCAAGAGTATGTTCGGATACAGCGCACTTGAGAAGGTACGCGATTAG
- a CDS encoding acyl-CoA dehydrogenase family protein, protein MDFSLSNEQRSLVNSFKRFATEYLTVENIRQWQHDEGLPDKVRRAFVEEYYRHPQLAGFEDRSGSLLAQALINEEMCRVAGASLPFASDIMHVRILQEFAAASDKARPLIEEYRTSGKLAFSLAVTEPAAGSDTMGMKTKVTRRSNRLFLDGRKTFVENGEYAPQIMVAALDETNTQATERPHLSFWLVPLDTNGIEAYPIDKIGQKILPFADLSFSQVELDPSWRLDDTGMAGFPRLFHVFEISRTLVCAQSLGMAQAALEDAVHHAQQREAFGQAIGDFQQIEQLLVDMEINVRAMRALVYEAAWAFDASCSDKRLAVALMKRFVPQAACDVASRAMQILGGRGYTTYERASWIWQDCRGNQIADGTDQIMVRIASPLLKEKYQ, encoded by the coding sequence ATGGATTTCTCGCTCAGCAATGAACAGAGGAGCCTTGTCAATTCATTTAAACGTTTTGCCACTGAATACCTTACGGTAGAAAACATTAGACAGTGGCAGCATGACGAGGGTCTACCAGACAAGGTGCGCCGCGCGTTTGTCGAAGAATACTATCGTCATCCACAGCTGGCTGGTTTTGAAGATCGAAGCGGGTCTCTGCTTGCACAAGCTTTGATCAACGAAGAAATGTGTCGTGTCGCCGGGGCGTCGCTGCCCTTTGCGAGCGATATTATGCACGTGCGTATCTTGCAGGAATTTGCCGCTGCTTCGGATAAAGCACGTCCGTTGATTGAGGAATACCGTACCTCTGGCAAGCTGGCTTTTTCCCTTGCGGTTACCGAGCCGGCAGCGGGCAGCGATACGATGGGTATGAAGACAAAAGTGACGAGGCGCAGCAACCGTCTATTTCTTGATGGTCGAAAAACGTTTGTCGAGAATGGGGAATATGCGCCACAGATTATGGTGGCGGCCCTTGACGAGACTAACACGCAAGCAACCGAGCGTCCGCACCTTTCTTTTTGGCTGGTTCCTCTTGATACAAACGGGATTGAAGCCTATCCCATCGACAAGATTGGCCAGAAGATATTACCCTTCGCTGACCTTTCATTTTCGCAGGTTGAACTTGATCCTTCCTGGCGGCTTGACGATACGGGAATGGCTGGCTTCCCGCGCTTATTTCACGTGTTTGAAATTAGCAGAACACTCGTGTGTGCTCAGTCGTTAGGAATGGCTCAGGCGGCACTTGAAGATGCCGTGCATCATGCACAGCAGCGTGAGGCATTTGGCCAGGCTATTGGTGATTTTCAACAGATTGAACAGTTGTTAGTTGATATGGAAATCAACGTACGGGCAATGCGTGCGCTTGTCTATGAAGCGGCCTGGGCATTCGATGCGTCGTGTTCGGATAAGCGTCTCGCCGTTGCCCTTATGAAGCGTTTTGTTCCTCAAGCGGCGTGCGACGTTGCGAGTAGAGCGATGCAGATACTGGGTGGACGAGGATATACCACCTATGAACGGGCAAGTTGGATTTGGCAGGACTGCCGCGGCAACCAGATTGCTGATGGAACCGACCAGATTATGGTGCGTATTGCTTCTCCACTTTTAAAAGAAAAGTATCAGTAG
- a CDS encoding 4Fe-4S dicluster domain-containing protein, whose product MKLPEITVNVDELIALNHYNVDEENAHIVLAGDDIDNVDDEEFAKLVRVCPAALYKVDDEGHKSFDYAGCLECGTCRIVAEATILAKWDNPGPTMGVQYRFG is encoded by the coding sequence ATGAAACTACCTGAGATTACCGTTAATGTTGACGAGCTAATCGCCTTAAATCACTACAATGTCGATGAAGAAAATGCGCATATTGTATTGGCAGGCGACGATATCGATAACGTTGATGATGAAGAGTTTGCTAAGCTGGTACGCGTGTGTCCTGCGGCTTTGTATAAGGTAGACGACGAGGGTCACAAGTCATTTGATTATGCTGGCTGTCTTGAGTGTGGCACGTGCCGCATCGTGGCAGAAGCGACAATATTGGCCAAGTGGGATAATCCCGGTCCAACTATGGGGGTTCAGTACCGCTTTGGCTAG